DNA sequence from the candidate division TA06 bacterium genome:
TGTCCTGAGGGACGTTGAAGTCCACCCGGACCAGCGCCCGCCGGCCCTTTAAATCCAGATCGCGGATACTGAGTTTCTTCATGCTGATCCTCCCTTGTGGCAATTTGAAATTTTAAATTTGATATCTTAAATTTTCACAGAAAGGGATTCTCTTCCCGCTCTTTCCCGATGGTGGTCCTGGGCCCGTGACCCGGCCTGACAGAGGTGGCATTCGGCAGTGCCATGAGTCTCTCTTTGATGGACCTTATTATCTCCGTTTCGCTGCCGCCCGGCAGGTCGGTGCGGCCCACCGAGCCCGCGAACAGGGTATCGCCGGAAAAAAGCGTCCCGTCGAACAGCAGGCAGATGCCGCCCGGGGTGTGTCCCGGGGTGTGCAACACCTTAATTTCCAACCGGCCCAGCATTATCACGTCGCCGTCGGTCAGCAGCCGGTCGGGCGGAGGCGAGACCAGGCTCATTCCGAACATTTCCGAGCCGTTGTGCCGGGCCGAGGCCAGCATCTCGGAATCATGGGCATGGATACAGAGCTTGGCCCCGGTTTCTTTCAGCAGGGCCCGGTTTCCGGCGATATGGTCAATGTGTCCGTGGGTGTTGATTATATATTTCACCGAAAGATCATGCTGTTTGATGATGTCCAAAATGGTCTGGACCTCCTTCTGGCTGAAGGCCCCGGGGTCTATCACCGCCGTCTCTTGAGTTTCGGGACAGGCCGCGATATAGCAGTTGGTCTCCACCAGCCCCTTGGCCACCACGGTTTGATAGATGTCCGGTTTCATAGTTTGACCCCGCCGGCCATCAGCGCCTTGCAGACGCAGGCGATGGTCATATCGTCTCTGATTGCCCCTTTTAACAGGGCTTGCTTATAATCGGGTAAACCCCACATCCTGTTTTCCATGCCGGCTTCGGAGCGGTCGCGGCGGGGACTGGCAAAGGACAGGTCCCGGGCCAAAAAAAGATGGAAACGGTTGACCACTGGATCGTTCGATTCGATGATGCCCAGCCGCTTCCATTTTTTAGCTTTTATCCCCGCCTCCTCCGACAGTTCTCTTTGGGCGGCTTTTAAGGCGCTTTCCCCCTTGTGAAGCCCTCCGCAGGGCACCTCCCAGACCCGCTTGCCCCAGGAGTGCCTGTATTGCTGGACCAGGCAGAGGCCATCATTTTGCAGGGCCACGATGCTGACCGCATCGCCGACCTCCACCACCCCGTATCTTCCGGCTGACCCGTCGGGGCGCTTGACCGAGTCCTCCCGGACTGCGATCCAGGGGTTCTTGTAGACCTGCCGCCTTTTAGTTATCTTCCACTTGTCCATCAAATCCGAATTCCTAATTTCTAATTCCACCTAACTAAATAATCTACAAACCCTTAAATCCAATACTGTTCACTTTATATGAATTTTGTGGTATACTATCTAAAATTAAATAAGCTTTGGGTCAGCATAAACGAGCGAAAAGGCATGTGGTAAGCCTGTCAAACCATGCCAGACCAGGAACGCGAGTGAAGCGTATCCACAGCGATACGGTGAATGAGCGTGACGCAGTATGGCGGTTTTGCAGCCGTTTATGCCCAAATTGTTATTTGAGGATAAGCTCTAAGGTTGGAATCCTTCCAGCCGGCCAGCTGGCTGCCCTTCATGTACAGGTTGATCACCAGGTGCTTATCGTTCAGATTGTCAAAATAGAGGATGAGCTGCCTTCTGGACGTA
Encoded proteins:
- a CDS encoding MBL fold metallo-hydrolase, whose amino-acid sequence is MKPDIYQTVVAKGLVETNCYIAACPETQETAVIDPGAFSQKEVQTILDIIKQHDLSVKYIINTHGHIDHIAGNRALLKETGAKLCIHAHDSEMLASARHNGSEMFGMSLVSPPPDRLLTDGDVIMLGRLEIKVLHTPGHTPGGICLLFDGTLFSGDTLFAGSVGRTDLPGGSETEIIRSIKERLMALPNATSVRPGHGPRTTIGKEREENPFL
- a CDS encoding NUDIX hydrolase; translation: MDKWKITKRRQVYKNPWIAVREDSVKRPDGSAGRYGVVEVGDAVSIVALQNDGLCLVQQYRHSWGKRVWEVPCGGLHKGESALKAAQRELSEEAGIKAKKWKRLGIIESNDPVVNRFHLFLARDLSFASPRRDRSEAGMENRMWGLPDYKQALLKGAIRDDMTIACVCKALMAGGVKL